The genomic segment CGGGCGCCACCGAGTTGCAGGTGATGCCGAGGACCTCGGCGTCGACTTCTGTGACGCGGTGTCGGACCGCAACCCGCTCGTCGCCGACCCGCTGCGGCGCACGGACTGCTCGCTCGTCTCCGACGGCGCGGCCGCGGTGGTGATCGCCGCACCCGACGTCGCCCGCACGGCCGCTCGCGCGGAAGCCGGGGTCGAGCTCGCCGATCTGGATCTCCGGAGTGGTGAACCACGTCGAACTGGTGGAGGTGATGTTCGCCGTCTGGCGAGTGGGTGCCGTGTTCGCGCCCGCCAACTACCGGCTCACCCCGGCCGAGCTGACGGGACTGGCGGAGCTGACGCGGCCGTCGGCCTTGGTGTGCCATGTGGACTACGCCGAGCACGCCGACGCCGTCTCGGACGCCGCGGACCTGCGCGGCGGAACGTTGTGGATCGGAGCCGACGCCCCGGCATCCGACACCGTGGCGGGAGTAGCGGTCTCCGACTCACCCCAGCCCGACGAGGTCGTCCCGCCGGGTCACCGAGGTGTTCGGGGGAATCGACGTCCTCCACAACAACGTCGGGGTGACCGTGCTCGGTACCCCGGCGGATCTCAGCTACGAGCAGTGGCAGCGCGCGTTCCGCCTCAACGTCGACGGTGTGTTCCTCGCGTGCAAGCACGTGCTCCCCGCCATGGTCGAGCGAGGCCGCGGAGCGATCGTCAACGTCTCGTCGATCGCCGGGATGCGCCACGTCGGATACCCCTATCCCGCCTACATGTCCGCGAAGGCGGCCGTGAACCAGCTCACCGTCTCGCTCGCGTTGACCTACGCCGCGCACGGCATCCGGGTGAACGCCGTCGCGCCGGGCTTCATCGACACACCGCTGGTCCGTCGGCAACTCGCCTCGCAGGCCGACTCGGTGGACGAGTTGCTCGCCGCGCGGCACGCGCAGAGCCCGACCGGCCGGATGGGCACGCCCTAGGACGTCGCCAACGCGAGCCTGTTCCTCGCCTCGGACGACGCCGCCTACGTCAACGGGGTGTGCCTCCCGGTGGACGGCG from the Saccharomonospora azurea NA-128 genome contains:
- a CDS encoding SDR family oxidoreductase; the encoded protein is MAGANTAPTRQTANITSTSSTWFTTPEIQIGELDPGFRASGRAGDVGCGDHHRGRAVGDERAVRAPQRVGDERVAVRHRVTEVDAEVLGITCNSVAPGPIATALTRDVTYALDDQVIKRMGTPEEVGAAVAYLASPGAAYVTGQVLSVCGGAAMG